The Staphylococcus simiae genome includes the window TGCCGTGGGTAGAAAGTGCTTTTTTTAATTTTAAAAAAAGCACCCAAAAATATTAAATGGAGGTGTCTGAATGTCTGCTATCATTGAAGCTAAAAAACAACTAGTTGATGAAATTGCTGACGTATTATCAAATTCAGTTTCAACAGTAATCGTTGACTATCGTGGTTTAACAGTTGCTGAAGTTACTGAACTACGTTCACAATTACGTGAAGCTGGTGTTGAGTATAAAGTATACAAAAACACTATGGTACGTCGTGCAGCTGAAAAAGCTGGTATCGAAGGTTTGAATGATTTCTTAACAGGTCCTACAGCTATTGCAACTTCTAAAGAAGATGTAGTAGCACCAGCAAAAGTACTTGCAGGATTTGCTAAAGAACACGAAGCGTTAGAAATTAAATCAGGCGTTATGGAAGGAAATGTTATTACAGCAGAAGAAGTTAAAACTGTTGGTTCATTACCTTCACACGATGGTCTTGTATCTATGCTTTTATCAGTATTACAAGCTCCAGTACGCAACTTCGCTTATGCGGTTAAAGCTGTTGGAGAACAAAAAGAAGAAAGCGCTGAATAATTTTAGCGTAACTAAATTTAAAAATAACGGAGGAATTATAAATGGCTAATCAAGAACAAATCATTGAAGCAATTAAAGAAATGTCAGTTTTAGAATTAAACGACTTAGTAAAAGCAATCGAAGAAGAATTTGGTGTAACTGCAGCAGCTCCAGTAGCAGCAGCAGGTGCAGCAGGTGGCGGAGACGCAGCTGCTGAAAAAACTGAATTTGATGTTGAATTAACTTCAGCTGGTTCATCTAAAATTAAAGTTGTTAAAGCAGTTAAAGAAGCAACTGGCTTAGGCTTAAAAGATGCTAAAGACTTAGTAGATGGAGCTCCTAAAGTAATCAAAGAAGCTTTACCTAAAGAAGAAGCTGAAAAACTTAAAGAACAATTAGAAGAAGTTGGAGCTACTGTAGAATTAAAATAATTCTAGTATCTTAACTTAATATAAATGTCAATAT containing:
- the rplL gene encoding 50S ribosomal protein L7/L12, with translation MANQEQIIEAIKEMSVLELNDLVKAIEEEFGVTAAAPVAAAGAAGGGDAAAEKTEFDVELTSAGSSKIKVVKAVKEATGLGLKDAKDLVDGAPKVIKEALPKEEAEKLKEQLEEVGATVELK
- the rplJ gene encoding 50S ribosomal protein L10, which produces MSAIIEAKKQLVDEIADVLSNSVSTVIVDYRGLTVAEVTELRSQLREAGVEYKVYKNTMVRRAAEKAGIEGLNDFLTGPTAIATSKEDVVAPAKVLAGFAKEHEALEIKSGVMEGNVITAEEVKTVGSLPSHDGLVSMLLSVLQAPVRNFAYAVKAVGEQKEESAE